In Trueperaceae bacterium, the genomic stretch GCTGCTCGCCTCCGATTGAGGGCCCGAAGTAGCGACCGAAGCGAGTTCGAGCAGCAGGACTAGATCTCGAAAGCGAGGAGCGGCACGAGCGCTTCTGCCGGCTCCAGCGATCCGTGCATCCCCACCATCGACCCTTCGGCTTCACGGTCCCACAGGTGGTTGGCGCCCCGGGAGAGCAGCAGCACGTCGCCAAGACGGGCCGGCGTCTCCGGGTGGAGTACGGCGGTGGGGCCGTAGAGGCCGGCCGCCAGCGCTTCCGCACCGTCGAGCACGGCGAAAGCGTCGGTCAGCTCCTCTCGGCAGTAGGCCAGCAGTTCCTCCTTCGCGCCGCCCCTGGCGTAGAGGTTGACGTGCCGCGCCTCACCGCCCGGACCCAGCAGGCTGAGGTCCTGCAGGCCCGGGTACTCCTGGATCTCGTGCCGCCGATCGACCGGGCAGTCCACGTGACCGTGATCGGCGCTGACGAGGAGCAGCGTTCGCGTTCCGTCGCGCCTGGCCGGTCGCTCCATCAATCTGCGCAGGTGGGCAGCGAAGTTCGCCCAGGTAAGGCTCCACGACGGAGCGTTCGTGCCGTCTCGGTGGCTGAGGGCATCGAAATCGGAGAGGTAGGCGTAAGCCAAGCTCATCTCCGGCGCGCCGTCCAGCCACTTCGCAAGCTTGTGGCAGGCATCGGTCCAGTTGATGTATCCCTCGACCCTGGCCCCCCGCAGCTGCATCCGGCTCAGCGGCGTGCGCACCAGGTGTGACGGCATGAAGGCGCTCGTCCGAGCGCCGCCCTGAGCTAGCACCTGGGCGAGCGATGGCGTGGGCAGGAACTCCTCGGGGACGAGTCCCCACCGCTCCAGGTCACCGGCCTTGGCCAGGGGATCGGCGACCGGCTGGAAGAGGAGCATGTTGGCTAGTACTCCGTGACGGGGCAGCAGGAACGTGTATCCGAGCATTCCGGTCGCGGCCGGACCGGCTCCGTTCCCCAGCAGGACCGTCGTGGCGGCGCTCGTCGTCGCCGGAGCTATCGAGGTGAGCGTTTCGTCGAGCAGAGGCGCTCTCCCCACGAGCTGCTCGATCGAACCTCCTGAGCAGTCCAACTCCTGCTGCAACCGTTGACGCCCTACGCCGTCGATGAGCAGGAGCACGACCCGGTCGGCCCGGCCCAGGTTGGCCGCCAGAGTACCGTGGAGCGGAGGCGCCGCCCAGCCCTCATCGACCCCAAGCAGCCCGCCGATCGTCGCCGGGAGATTGGCGATCGAGCCACCGGTGTAATCGGGAGTGACGAAACCGTCGGGCAGGAGGGCGTCCAGGACGGGCAGGTGACTGTTTCCGCGCATGGCTCCTCAATCTAACGTGCCGCCTCCCGCGTTGGCGTTCGCTGCGGCGCTGAGCAGCTAATCGTAGTGCCGCGGCCCATGCCGCTGCCAACGACGACGACGCGATTGGCGAAAGAAAGCGGGCGGTCGCTGGGACCGCCCGCTGGCTGGCTGGGTGAAGGAGGACTCTTTTAGAAGTCCATGCCTCCCATGCCGCCCATGTCGCCGCCGGGCATACCGCCTGCCGGAGCCGTTTCCTTCTCCGGCTTGTCGGCGATGACGGCCTCGGTGGTGAGCATGAGGCCGCCGATCGAAGCAGCGTTCTGCAGCGCGGTGCGCGTCACCTTGGTGGGGTCTACGATGCCGGCT encodes the following:
- a CDS encoding alkaline phosphatase family protein — encoded protein: MRGNSHLPVLDALLPDGFVTPDYTGGSIANLPATIGGLLGVDEGWAAPPLHGTLAANLGRADRVVLLLIDGVGRQRLQQELDCSGGSIEQLVGRAPLLDETLTSIAPATTSAATTVLLGNGAGPAATGMLGYTFLLPRHGVLANMLLFQPVADPLAKAGDLERWGLVPEEFLPTPSLAQVLAQGGARTSAFMPSHLVRTPLSRMQLRGARVEGYINWTDACHKLAKWLDGAPEMSLAYAYLSDFDALSHRDGTNAPSWSLTWANFAAHLRRLMERPARRDGTRTLLLVSADHGHVDCPVDRRHEIQEYPGLQDLSLLGPGGEARHVNLYARGGAKEELLAYCREELTDAFAVLDGAEALAAGLYGPTAVLHPETPARLGDVLLLSRGANHLWDREAEGSMVGMHGSLEPAEALVPLLAFEI